One region of Paucibacter aquatile genomic DNA includes:
- a CDS encoding two-component system response regulator — protein sequence MNELLNPPPPSPPTPTPRLARIQIVEDERIVALDLKQDLESLGYIVNGVAASEQRALELARSDRPDLVLMDINLGKGGDGTRAAQTLISQLRIPVVYLTAYAEPATLERAGLTAPYGYLLKPFELRELNATIRMALARREVERQAERAEQRYRLALDAAQLGVMEFHPESDQIELNGHVDPLQLSTARGFALSRQAFMACIELSAREQLAALLQPGGSAHCVTRWKPAQEPPTWLEIRACHFSEGVPGDGKIIGVFRDISVQLETEAQLRRAAVVFESAADAIVILDTQHRVRAINPSFTQMTGWTLEQVLGQDVRSFLPAQRQNDQAPFHAGANYTSTDEEGSSARAAVWHGETMCRHRDGRLFPAWQHLAPVLDAQGRLSHQVLTFTDISALRRAETQIQHLAYHDALTGLGNRHHLEVCLRHFIGNEGQRDREPARFALLFMDLDGFKTINDTLGHGVGDELLIQIARRLELCLRRSDVSVRLGGDEFIILLSDIHRTDDATTLAEKLLAQIRLPVELAGRDPVSVSASVGIAQFPEHGRSADALIQAADAAMYEAKSAGRNRYEVFSARLSDKAVARLQIEQGLRRARLGQELMLHWQPIVDMARQRVIGAEALMRWQHPELGAISPDRFIPVAEDIGLIEDFGRWALDQACRLGVRWLASGRPLERLAVNISARQLQRPGFVDLVAEALKRHGLPPACLELEITESTLQSVDSGRVILGELRRLGVKLAIDDFGTGFSSLSLLKHFPLDRLKIDKSFVRDLEREGHDLAIVRAIVALASTLGLELTAEGVETQAQREVLLKLGVSDAQGWLYSRALPEADLLSLRESLAPNAAGSA from the coding sequence ATGAACGAACTCCTGAACCCGCCGCCACCCAGCCCGCCGACGCCCACACCACGTCTGGCCCGCATTCAGATCGTCGAAGACGAGCGCATCGTCGCGCTGGATCTCAAGCAGGACCTGGAATCCCTGGGCTACATCGTCAACGGCGTGGCGGCCTCCGAGCAGCGCGCCCTGGAGTTGGCCCGCAGCGATCGCCCCGACCTGGTGCTGATGGACATCAATCTCGGCAAGGGCGGCGACGGCACGCGCGCCGCACAGACCTTGATCAGCCAGCTGCGCATCCCCGTGGTCTACCTGACCGCCTATGCAGAGCCGGCCACGCTGGAACGGGCCGGTCTGACCGCGCCCTATGGCTACTTGCTCAAGCCCTTCGAGCTGCGTGAGCTCAATGCCACCATCCGCATGGCCCTGGCGCGGCGCGAGGTCGAACGCCAGGCCGAACGGGCCGAGCAGCGCTACCGTCTGGCCCTGGACGCTGCCCAGCTCGGGGTGATGGAGTTCCATCCAGAATCGGACCAGATCGAGCTGAACGGCCATGTCGACCCCTTGCAGCTCTCCACGGCACGCGGCTTTGCACTCTCGCGCCAGGCCTTCATGGCCTGCATCGAACTGTCAGCACGCGAGCAGCTGGCCGCCCTGCTGCAACCGGGTGGCTCGGCCCATTGCGTGACGCGCTGGAAGCCCGCCCAGGAACCACCGACCTGGCTGGAGATCCGCGCCTGTCACTTCAGCGAAGGCGTGCCCGGCGACGGCAAGATCATCGGCGTGTTCCGCGACATCAGCGTGCAGCTCGAGACCGAGGCCCAGCTGCGCCGCGCTGCCGTGGTGTTCGAATCCGCGGCCGACGCCATCGTCATCCTCGATACCCAGCACCGCGTGCGCGCGATCAATCCCTCGTTCACGCAGATGACCGGCTGGACCCTGGAGCAGGTACTGGGCCAGGACGTGCGCAGCTTTCTGCCCGCCCAGCGGCAGAACGATCAAGCCCCCTTCCATGCGGGCGCCAACTACACCAGCACTGATGAAGAGGGCAGCTCCGCGCGCGCCGCCGTCTGGCATGGCGAGACCATGTGCCGGCACCGCGATGGCCGCCTGTTTCCGGCCTGGCAACACCTGGCCCCGGTGCTCGATGCCCAGGGCCGGCTCAGCCACCAGGTGCTGACTTTCACCGACATCTCGGCCCTGCGCCGGGCCGAGACGCAGATCCAGCATCTTGCCTACCACGATGCCTTGACGGGCCTGGGCAACCGGCACCACCTCGAGGTCTGCCTGCGCCACTTCATCGGCAACGAGGGGCAACGTGATCGCGAGCCTGCGCGCTTCGCCCTGCTCTTCATGGATCTGGATGGTTTCAAAACCATCAACGACACCCTGGGTCACGGCGTCGGCGACGAGCTGCTGATCCAGATCGCGCGCCGGCTGGAGCTGTGCCTGCGCCGCTCGGATGTCTCGGTGCGCCTCGGCGGTGACGAGTTCATCATCCTGCTCAGCGACATTCACCGCACGGACGACGCCACCACTCTGGCCGAGAAGCTGCTGGCCCAGATCCGCCTGCCGGTGGAGCTCGCAGGGCGTGACCCGGTGTCCGTCTCCGCCAGCGTGGGCATCGCGCAGTTTCCGGAGCACGGCCGTTCGGCAGACGCGCTGATTCAAGCCGCGGACGCCGCCATGTACGAGGCCAAGTCCGCGGGCCGCAACCGTTATGAAGTGTTCAGCGCGCGGCTGTCCGACAAGGCTGTGGCCCGGCTGCAGATTGAACAAGGCCTGCGCCGCGCGCGCCTGGGCCAGGAGTTGATGTTGCACTGGCAGCCCATCGTCGACATGGCCCGGCAGCGCGTCATCGGCGCCGAGGCGCTGATGCGCTGGCAGCACCCGGAGCTGGGCGCCATCAGCCCCGATCGCTTCATCCCGGTGGCCGAGGACATCGGTCTGATCGAGGACTTCGGCCGCTGGGCCCTGGATCAGGCCTGTCGCCTGGGCGTGCGCTGGCTGGCCAGCGGCCGGCCGCTGGAGCGTCTGGCCGTCAACATCTCGGCGCGCCAGCTGCAACGCCCAGGCTTTGTCGATCTGGTGGCCGAGGCGCTGAAACGCCACGGCCTGCCGCCGGCCTGCCTGGAGCTGGAGATCACCGAATCGACCCTGCAGTCGGTGGACAGCGGCCGCGTGATCCTGGGCGAGCTGCGCCGCTTGGGCGTCAAACTGGCCATCGATGACTTTGGCACCGGCTTCTCCTCGCTGTCCCTGCTCAAGCATTTCCCGCTCGACCGGCTCAAGATCGACAAGAGCTTTGTTCGCGACCTGGAGCGCGAGGGCCATGATCTGGCCATTGTGCGGGCCATTGTGGCCCTGGCCAGCACCCTGGGCCTGGAACTCACGGCCGAGGGCGTCGAGACCCAGGCGCAGCGCGAGGTGCTGCTCAAACTCGGGGTCAGCGATGCCCAGGGTTGGCTCTACAGCCGCGCCCTGCCCGAGGCCGATCTACTCAGCTTGCGTGAAAGCCTGGCGCCAAACGCTGCGGGCAGCGCTTGA
- the moaA gene encoding GTP 3',8-cyclase MoaA, producing MPPLKKPVIPIADQRQLSALPLPLDPAEPALPPRDQLGRPLRDLRISVTDRCNFRCSYCMPKQVFDKHYEFLPHADLLSFEEITRLARQFVALGVEKIRLTGGEPLLRKNLERLIAMLAELRTPAGQPLDLTLTTNGSLLTRMAQRLKDAGLGRVTVSLDGLDDAVFQRMNDVGFPVAEVLDGIAAAQAAGLGPIKVNMVVKKGVNDAEILPMARHFLGSGVRLRFIEYMDVGSSNGWRMDEVLPSAQLLQRLREAFTVEPLSRSVAGETAERWRISQGGLSSEIGLISSVSQAFCGDCNRARLSTEGKLYTCLFAHRGTDLRALLRSPASDAQIAASLAGLWSQRSDRYSQLRGAGMGPDGQGNAAAGERRVEMHYIGG from the coding sequence ATGCCCCCGCTCAAGAAGCCCGTGATCCCGATCGCCGACCAGCGCCAGCTGAGCGCCTTGCCGCTGCCACTGGACCCCGCCGAGCCCGCGCTGCCGCCGCGCGACCAGCTCGGCCGGCCGCTGCGCGATCTGCGCATTTCGGTCACCGACCGTTGCAATTTCCGCTGCAGCTACTGCATGCCCAAGCAGGTCTTCGACAAGCACTACGAGTTCCTGCCCCATGCCGACCTGCTCAGCTTCGAGGAGATCACCCGCCTGGCGCGCCAGTTCGTGGCCCTGGGGGTCGAGAAGATCCGGCTGACCGGCGGCGAGCCCCTGCTGCGCAAGAACCTCGAACGCCTGATCGCCATGCTGGCCGAGCTGCGCACGCCCGCGGGCCAGCCCTTGGACCTGACGCTGACGACCAACGGCTCCCTGCTGACCCGCATGGCCCAGCGCCTCAAGGACGCGGGCCTGGGCCGCGTCACGGTCAGCCTGGACGGGTTGGACGACGCCGTGTTCCAGCGCATGAACGATGTTGGTTTCCCGGTGGCCGAGGTGCTGGACGGCATCGCCGCCGCGCAAGCCGCAGGCCTGGGCCCGATCAAGGTCAATATGGTGGTCAAGAAAGGTGTCAACGACGCCGAGATCCTGCCCATGGCACGCCATTTCCTGGGCAGCGGTGTGCGCCTGCGTTTCATCGAGTACATGGATGTGGGCAGCAGCAATGGCTGGCGCATGGACGAAGTGCTGCCCTCGGCTCAGCTGCTGCAGCGCTTGCGTGAAGCCTTCACCGTGGAGCCGCTGAGCCGCAGCGTGGCCGGCGAAACCGCCGAGCGCTGGCGCATCAGCCAGGGCGGGCTGAGCAGCGAGATCGGCCTGATCTCCAGCGTCAGCCAGGCCTTCTGCGGCGACTGCAACCGCGCCCGCCTCTCGACCGAAGGCAAGCTCTACACCTGCTTGTTCGCCCACCGCGGCACCGATCTGCGCGCCCTGCTGCGCAGCCCTGCCAGCGATGCGCAGATCGCGGCCAGCCTGGCCGGCCTGTGGTCGCAGCGCAGCGACCGTTACTCGCAGCTGCGCGGTGCCGGTATGGGCCCGGATGGCCAGGGCAACGCTGCCGCAGGCGAGCGCCGGGTCGAGATGCACTACATCGGCGGCTGA
- a CDS encoding oxygen-binding di-iron domain-containing protein: MPIELFHQDSHRCLMFSKLSVEEGEAVQSNQFLLVHGNTGAILDPGGNIAYNELYLGLTQYMAPHKLAAILASHADPDIIASLDRWMTASSAPVYISRIWERFAPHFCKPGKTAGRIIGLPDAGQRLRLGQGSADSFELWALPAHFLHAEGNFQFYDPVSRILFSGDLGASLGAQLDPAKPVTELAGHIRYMEGFHRRYMVSNKVMRLWAAMVRELDIAMIVPQHGSPMSGPAVQQFIAWAENLACGIDLMGPADYRIPD, translated from the coding sequence ATGCCCATCGAACTGTTCCACCAGGATTCGCACCGCTGCCTGATGTTCTCCAAGCTCAGCGTGGAGGAAGGCGAGGCCGTGCAATCCAATCAGTTCCTGCTGGTACATGGCAACACCGGCGCCATCCTCGACCCGGGCGGCAATATCGCCTACAACGAGCTCTACCTGGGCCTGACCCAGTACATGGCGCCGCACAAGCTGGCCGCCATCCTGGCCTCGCATGCCGACCCTGACATCATCGCCTCACTGGACCGCTGGATGACGGCCAGCAGCGCACCGGTCTACATCTCGCGCATCTGGGAACGCTTCGCGCCGCATTTCTGCAAGCCCGGCAAGACGGCCGGCCGCATCATCGGCCTGCCCGATGCCGGCCAACGCCTGCGCTTGGGCCAGGGCAGCGCCGACAGCTTCGAGCTCTGGGCCCTGCCCGCGCATTTCCTGCACGCCGAGGGCAATTTCCAGTTTTACGACCCAGTCAGCCGCATCCTGTTCTCGGGCGACCTCGGCGCCTCGCTGGGTGCCCAGCTCGACCCCGCCAAACCGGTGACCGAACTGGCCGGCCACATCCGCTACATGGAAGGCTTCCACCGCCGCTACATGGTCAGCAACAAGGTCATGCGCCTCTGGGCAGCCATGGTGCGCGAGCTGGACATCGCCATGATCGTGCCGCAACACGGCAGCCCGATGAGCGGCCCGGCCGTGCAACAGTTCATCGCCTGGGCCGAGAACCTGGCCTGCGGCATTGACCTGATGGGGCCGGCCGACTACCGCATTCCGGATTGA
- a CDS encoding PfkB family carbohydrate kinase — MRNMTGVLHPDLPRFIAFGAAYTELQRSGPDLWRSVNRGAPWQVAVALSTLGELSAFAGAISQDAFGQEIWIDSSDANLDLRFIQQLPKPPLMALSRPDEAPQFFVGQDSADLHFRPEGLPSGWLKRLRWAHFGGLSLVRQPLGLRLLALAEGLKAEGKTLSYAPEFSLQMDSRYDETLERMCRLADVIQISEAELRGLFRAQDYRVGLAQISAWNPDAMLLLQHGVAGHATLFRGREEWHAQIADYDVVDPVGARESGLAGLIFSCLRQREAPVQQHLRWAVAAEAAACSAAGFCPPSEALVATLAARALLKTGG; from the coding sequence ATGCGCAACATGACCGGCGTGCTCCATCCTGACCTCCCTCGCTTCATCGCCTTCGGTGCGGCCTACACCGAGCTGCAACGCAGCGGCCCCGACCTCTGGCGCAGCGTCAACCGCGGCGCGCCCTGGCAGGTGGCGGTGGCCCTTTCGACCCTGGGCGAACTCAGCGCCTTTGCCGGCGCCATCAGCCAGGATGCCTTCGGCCAGGAAATCTGGATCGACAGCAGCGATGCCAATCTCGACCTGCGCTTCATCCAGCAACTGCCCAAGCCGCCGCTGATGGCCTTGAGCCGGCCCGACGAGGCGCCGCAGTTCTTTGTCGGCCAGGACAGCGCCGACCTGCACTTCCGCCCCGAGGGCCTGCCCAGCGGCTGGCTCAAGCGATTGCGCTGGGCTCATTTCGGGGGCTTGAGCCTGGTGCGTCAGCCTCTGGGCTTGCGCCTGCTGGCGCTGGCCGAAGGACTCAAGGCCGAAGGCAAAACGCTCAGCTATGCGCCCGAGTTCAGCCTGCAGATGGATTCGCGCTACGACGAGACCCTCGAGCGCATGTGCCGCCTGGCCGATGTGATCCAGATTTCGGAGGCCGAGCTGCGCGGTCTGTTCCGCGCTCAGGACTACCGCGTCGGTCTGGCCCAGATCAGCGCCTGGAACCCGGACGCCATGCTCCTGCTCCAGCACGGCGTGGCCGGCCATGCCACGCTGTTCCGCGGCCGCGAGGAGTGGCATGCGCAGATTGCCGATTACGACGTGGTCGACCCCGTGGGCGCGCGCGAGTCGGGCCTGGCCGGGCTGATCTTCAGCTGCCTGCGCCAACGCGAAGCGCCGGTGCAACAGCACCTGCGCTGGGCCGTGGCGGCAGAAGCCGCTGCCTGCAGCGCAGCCGGTTTCTGCCCGCCTTCGGAAGCCCTGGTCGCCACCCTGGCGGCCCGGGCCTTGCTCAAAACGGGGGGGTGA